The Apium graveolens cultivar Ventura chromosome 6, ASM990537v1, whole genome shotgun sequence genome contains a region encoding:
- the LOC141665981 gene encoding uncharacterized protein LOC141665981, with the protein MFLAAIMKTNPGTIAEIDAVPHAKERGTSVCKRIFWSLKAMMDGWQHARPVISIDGTFLKGRYRGRLLIAMGVDSNNHPFPFCYGLVDEETIISALRDPQNGFAEPLGIHMFCLLHVRSNFCSHHPGGELKKLMWKAGRTTQVSKHDAYMLRIGEISPTALQYLATIPVERWTLSHDTGVRYGQTTTNMLEGFNGNIKRARFLPVTAMMEYLFYKVVIIVDKHRNIVDDGLQEGQQLCARSAAMLAKIRRKATGHAIITFHRLRGIMKILTHQYTTAKGTVKGGKTQVVNLNDRTCTCGKWATHHMLCSHAMAGCITHGLSWEHFIEHFHKN; encoded by the exons ATGTTTCTGGCAGCTATTATGAAGACAAATCCTGGAACCATTGCTGAGATCGATGCTGTCCCTCATGCTAAGGAGCGGGGCACATCCGTCTGCAAGCGGATTTTTTGGTCTTTAAAGGCAATGATGGACGGGTGGCAACATGCACGTCCTGTGATTTCAATAGATGGGACATTCTTGAAAGGAAGATATAGGGGTAGACTGCTTATTGCTATGGGTGTTGATTCGAACAACCACCCGTTCCCTTTCTGTTATGGCTTGGTTGATGAGGAGAC CATTATCTCCGCCCTACGAGACCCTCAAAACGGTTTTGCTGAGCCACTCGGCATCCATATGTTCTGTCTCCTCCATGTAAGAAGTAACTTTTGTAGTCATCACCCAGGTGGTGAACTAAAAAAATTAATGTGGAAAGCTGGGAGAACCACACAAGTCTCAAAGCACGATGCATATATGTTGCGGATTGGTGAAATTTCCCCCACCGCCCTACAGTATCTTGCTACAATACCCGTGGAGAGGTGGACACTTTCCCACGATACTGGTGTTCGCTACGGTCAAACAACCACAAACATGCTTGAGGGATTCAACGGCAACATAAAGAGGGCTCGTTTTCTTCCAGTAACAGCAATGATGGAGTACCTCTTTTACAAAGTGGTCATAATTGTAGATAAACATCGAAACATAGTGGATGACGGTCTACAAGAGGGGCAACAGTTATGTGCACGTTCCGCCGCTATGTTAGCAAAAATTCGGAGAAAGGCAACGGGACATGCGATTATTACTTTCCATCGTCTCCGCGGGATTATGAAAATACTAACACATCAGTACACAACTGCTAAGGGGACGGTAAAGGGAGGTAAAACCCAGGTTGTCAACCTCAATGACCGTACGTGCACCTGTGGAAAATGGGCGACCCATCACATGTTGTGCTCCCATGCAATGGCAGGTTGTATAACACATGGATTGAGTTGGGAGCATTTCATCGAACATTTCCATAAGAACTAA